GATTTTGTTCGGTATCTCCTCCAAATTCTTCTGGCCAAATATAAAATTTTTGATCATACTGGAAAATCTCCCATGCTTTTCTGACACCTTCTGAACGAGTAATTTGATCAACAAATTCTTCAATTTCGATCAAGATTTCTTTTCCAGGCTTAGAAGATATTTTCGAAGGTAATTCAACTTCACAATGAAAAATCACTTCGCCATGAATGATTTCTAAATTATGTTGAATTTCTTCCGCTTTTTTTTGCTTAATTTCTGGGGTATCTTCGTTCCCGCCTGGTATTTTGGTTAACTCCATATTAGTTTTATTAGGATTAAAATTGTCTAGGTAATCTCTGACTACGGAACGAATATGATTTCGATAAGTCATCTCAAAATTAGCCAAGGCTTCAAGAGGTTGTTTCAGAGGTTTTAAAGAGTCATCATCTGGGATAATTTCTACTAATTTTTTCAAGAATTGAGATCCTTGAAGATTAACTAACTGAGGAATATTCCCTAAATTAAGAGACTCTCTTAAACTTTGACTTACTTTTTCTTTCGCTTCTTCTACTTTTCTGCTCATTCCATTTTCCATTGAAGTAAAATTACGAGTTAAATGAGTACGAACATCATGTAAGTAATTAGAATAAGTTATCTTCCAATCTTTTTTTTGTTTTATGTACCCTACTAAAATTTGTTCAATATCAGGAATTCCTGTATCATTTTTACAGTTTTCAATAACGGAAATTACTTCTTGCCTAAAATTATTTTCATCTTCATTTTTTTCTGAGTTTAAATTATCCACCAATCTATCAAGATTATATGTAATAGCAAACCAAGAATTTTCGTATAAACTAGACATTTTATGCTGTTCATTGACATATGACTTAGATAAACCAGTAGTCCAATCTTGTCGAGCTTTTGCTAATTCTTGGGCCACTCTCTGTTGAAGTTTATTCAATTCCTCTTGATAAGTTCTAACGTATTTTTCATCTAACGAAGTAATGTTATCTATCATATAGTCTAAAACTAGATCAAGAACACGATTAGCTTCGTTAGAATCATTGCAATTAGCAATTTCACATCTCACAACATCAATGTGTTTGCTTTGAATAGTGTCCTTGTGATCCTGACAACCTTCTAGATTACTATTATCATAGTTAAGAATCATAAAAGAACGCCTATTCAAAGAATCTAAAGCTTGATAGGCTGTTTTATATAAATCTGTATCTCTCGGTTCCCATCCATAACGTTTGTCGTCACGATCAGGACGACGAATAAAAAGAACTATATCAACTTCTTGTCCTAAAGTTTTGAACATTAAATCCTCATCTCCCAGTCGAGTATCGCCTAAACCCGGAACATCAACCAAGGCAATCTGTTGTACATCTTGATTGGGAAAAGGACAAGAAATTTTCACGGAATTGACCGCTAAATGATCGAAAAAAATCAATTTTTTTTTCTCATCTCTTGGTTGAGAAACATATTTATAGATTTCAGATTTAGGAACACTCGATAAGATTTTAGGTGAGCCTGTTTGTAAGTGAGGTTTGTATGATTGTAAATGGTCATGATAATCATCTTTTAAGTGTCCATAAATGCTTTTTAAAGTCGCATTGCCCTGTTCGTAAGAAAAGTCAGGAACAGGGAGAGGTTTTTCAAAATCTTCAATCGTCCGGGGAGGAGTCAGTTTTAAGGCTTTATAATAAGGAGTAATGACAGTTGTCAAAAAGGATTCTTGTGTGTGAAAAGTCACCTCACCTTCGGTTTCTCCTTCCTTATACTCAATCTTACTCTTACACGCTGTACAAGCTGCTCCTTCTTTTGCTGGAATTACATCATTGCCCAATCCACTAATCCTTTGTAAAAAAGTGCTTTTTCCTTGACCCATTAAGCCAACAACACCAATATTGATCGTTCCTCGTTGATAGCGATTCATTAGATCAGTTAAACGATTTATTTGATGGGAAATGTTAACAGATATATCTGCCAAGTTAACCTGACAGGGGGACAAGACCTCTCAAAGCATTGTCCACAAAGGTTTTGAGGCTCCTCAGTTACAAACAGATACATCGCTTTCAGCCAAAAAGCTAACGAAATAATCAGGGATTTGGGCGAGCTTACTAGAAATATTTATCAACAACGGGGGGTGAGCTGCATCGAACTTTTTCGCTCCAACACCCCAAAAAGCTTGTGATGTAAGGAGTTCAGCCAGCTTGTCCCCCTGTCAGCAAGTTAACAGTTCTTAAGAAATCAATTACTGCGGCTTCCTTTGATTCTCCCATCAGTCTAACTCTGAGACTTTCGAGCGTGTCTATATTTCCTTTAAGGGTTGTTAAGTTGTTATTGACTTGTTTAATCTTAGAAACGAGAGGTTCTCTTTTTTGGACAATTTGTTGAATCTTGGTGCGTCTTGACATGGTGATATTCTCAGTACAGGATAAAAAGCTTAAAAAGTAGATAAGAGTAGGATTTTCTAAGAAATAGAACTGATCTCAAAAACCCCCACAAGTCAGTATAGCGAATTAAAG
This portion of the Microcystis aeruginosa NIES-2549 genome encodes:
- a CDS encoding dynamin family protein, with translation MNRYQRGTINIGVVGLMGQGKSTFLQRISGLGNDVIPAKEGAACTACKSKIEYKEGETEGEVTFHTQESFLTTVITPYYKALKLTPPRTIEDFEKPLPVPDFSYEQGNATLKSIYGHLKDDYHDHLQSYKPHLQTGSPKILSSVPKSEIYKYVSQPRDEKKKLIFFDHLAVNSVKISCPFPNQDVQQIALVDVPGLGDTRLGDEDLMFKTLGQEVDIVLFIRRPDRDDKRYGWEPRDTDLYKTAYQALDSLNRRSFMILNYDNSNLEGCQDHKDTIQSKHIDVVRCEIANCNDSNEANRVLDLVLDYMIDNITSLDEKYVRTYQEELNKLQQRVAQELAKARQDWTTGLSKSYVNEQHKMSSLYENSWFAITYNLDRLVDNLNSEKNEDENNFRQEVISVIENCKNDTGIPDIEQILVGYIKQKKDWKITYSNYLHDVRTHLTRNFTSMENGMSRKVEEAKEKVSQSLRESLNLGNIPQLVNLQGSQFLKKLVEIIPDDDSLKPLKQPLEALANFEMTYRNHIRSVVRDYLDNFNPNKTNMELTKIPGGNEDTPEIKQKKAEEIQHNLEIIHGEVIFHCEVELPSKISSKPGKEILIEIEEFVDQITRSEGVRKAWEIFQYDQKFYIWPEEFGGDTEQNHRQQWLNAVEQVAQVNQLQALQFVN